A genomic window from Solanum dulcamara chromosome 11, daSolDulc1.2, whole genome shotgun sequence includes:
- the LOC129873752 gene encoding chaperonin-like RBCX protein 1, chloroplastic, protein MEYSSTAIVFSQLSLFPSTLQTENKAYLFKPWKQRTCQSTRFQCHKMYVPGFGKSPESTAAQHLHHFFNFIAVKIVAAQLESYNPEAYEELREFLDKHSLSDGDKFCADLMRESPRHKNLALRILEVRSTYCKDDFEWDNLKRLASKMVDDSNKKLMTDYIVDTSCIADGK, encoded by the exons ATGGAGTACTCCAGTACAGCAATTGTATTTTCCCAGCTCTCCTTATTCCCTTCAACACTTCAAACAGAAAACAAAGCTTATCTATTCAAACCATGGAAACAGAGAACTTGTCAATCTACTCGTTTCCAGTGTCACAAGATGTATGTCCCTG GATTTGGGAAATCACCAGAATCCACAGCAGCCCAACATCTACACcactttttcaattttattgcTGTTAAAATTGTTGCTGCACAGCTTGAG AGCTACAATCCTGAGGCGTACGAGGAGCTGAGGGAGTTTCTGGATAAGCATTCATTGAGTGATGGGGATAAGTTTTGCGCGGATTTGATGAGGGAATCCCCAAGACATAAAAATCTAG CTTTGCGCATTTTAGAG gtTCGATCAACATACTGTAAGGACGACTTTGAGTGGGATAATTTGAAGCGCCTAGCATCAAAG ATGGTGGATGATTCTAATAAAAAACTTATGACGGATTATATCGTGGATACTAGCTGCATTGCAGATGGAAAATAG
- the LOC129874319 gene encoding lysM domain receptor-like kinase 3, whose translation MNIRAKTIDLISFFLLIFNGEGKSCGNGCDMAIASYHIWPGANLTYISHIFNLTIPVILKDNPQITNQDSITSDTRINVPFSCDCLNGDFLGHTFVYKTVFGDTYKRIATMAFANLTTEYWLKRVNNYDPTSIPDYAMINVTVNCSCGDGQVSDDYGLFATYPIRPGENLSTVAVGSGVPAELLEKFNPGLDFGSGSGIVFVPARDAQGNFPPFKTRSRGLSRGAIAGITVAVIVGATFFAVCLYFVFYRSKQIEEESFLQGSSDEHFKENFRPPNLEKITESGPFFGVISPRPTGITVDKSVEFSYEELAKATNNFSMENKIGQGGFGLVFYGMLKGERAAIKKMDMQASKEFFAELKVLTHVHHLNLVRLIGYCVEGYLFLVYEYIENGNLGEHLRGSSRNPLSWSTRVQIALDAARGLEYIHEHTVPLYIHRDIKSANILIDKDFRAKVADFGLTKLTEVGSTSFHTRLVGTFGYMPPEYAQYGDVSPKVDVYAFGVVLYELISAKEAIVKTNEVITESMGLVALFEDVLHQRSAREGLCKVIDPNLGDDYPLDSVCKVAQLAKACTHENPQLRPSMRSIVVALMTLSSSTEDWDIGSLYENQGLVHLMSGR comes from the exons ATGAATATCAGAGCAAAAACCATAGACCTTATTAGtttttttctcttaattttCAATGGTGAAGGCAAGTCATGTGGAAATGGTTGTGACATGGCTATAGCTTCGTACCATATTTGGCCAGGAGCTAATTTAACTTACATTAGTCACATATTCAACCTAACAATTCCAGTTATTCTtaaagacaatcctcaaattaCAAACCAAGATAGTATCACTAGTGACACGAGGATTAATGTCCCATTTTCTTGTGACTGCTTAAATGGTGATTTTTTGGGACATACTTTTGTGTACAAAACTGTGTTTGGTGACACGTACAAAAGAATTGCCACTATGGCCTTTGCAAACCTTACAACGGAGTATTGGCTCAAACGGGTCAACAATTATGACCCGACCAGCATACCGGATTATGCAATGATCAACGTGACAGTGAATTGCTCGTGTGGCGACGGACAAGTGTCCGACGATTATGGGTTGTTCGCCACGTATCCTATTCGTCCGGGAGAGAACTTGTCCACGGTGGCCGTGGGGTCGGGAGTGCCAGCTGAGTTGCTGGAGAAGTTCAATCCGGGTTTGGATTTTGGTTCCGGGTCGGGAATAGTGTTTGTGCCGGCAAGAG ATGCACAGGGAAATTTTCCACCATTTAAGACAAG GTCAAGAG GACTTTCACGTGGAGCAATTGCTGGCATAACAGTGGCAGTAATTGTTGGGGCTACCTTCTTTGCAGTTTGCCTTTATTTCGTATTTTATAGGAGCAAGCAAATAGAAGAGGAATCATTTCTCCAAGGGTCATCTGATGAACATTTCAAGGAGAACTTCC GTCCTCCGAATTTGGAGAAAATTACAGAATCAGGTCCTTTTTTTGGTGTTATTTCACCAAGGCCGACGGGGATCACAGTGGATAAATCAGTGGAATTTTCATACGAGGAACTCGCTAAGGCTACAAATAACTTCAGCATGGAAAATAAGATTGGTCAAGGTGGCTTTGGATTAGTCTTTTATGGAATGTTAAAAGGCGAG AGGGCAGCAATTAAGAAAATGGATATGCAAGCATCGAAAGAATTCTTTGCTGAGTTGAAAGTCTTAACGCATGTTCATCACTTGAACTTG GTACGCTTGATTGGATATTGTGTTGAAGGGTATTTATTCTTAGTTTATGAATACATTGAAAATGGAAACCTTGGTGAACACTTGCGTGGATCAA GCCGGAATCCATTGTCGTGGTCTACCAGGGTGCAAATTGCTCTTGATGCAGCCAGAGGACTCGAATACATCCATGAGCACACTGTTCCTTTATATATCCACCGCGATATTAAATCTGCTAATATTTTGATTGACAAAGACTTTCGTGCAAAG GTAGCAGACTTTGGACTTACAAAGCTAACTGAAGTTGGAAGTACCTCTTTCCATACACGCCTTGTGGGTACTTTTGGTTACATGCCTCCAGA GTATGCGCAGTATGGTGATGTTTCCCCTAAAGTTGATGTCTACGCTTTTGGAGTAGTGCTTTACGAGCTAATATCTGCTAAAGAAGCTATTGTCAAGACGAATGAAGTTATAACTGAATCAATGGGACTTGTTGCTTTG TTTGAGGATGTTCTTCACCAGAGGAGTGCTAGAGAAGGGTTATGCAAAGTGATTGATCCCAACCTCGGAGATGACTATCCATTAGATTCAGTCTGCAAG GTAGCTCAGCTTGCCAAGGCTTGCACACATGAAAATCCTCAGTTGAGACCTAGCATGAGGTCCATTGTTGTAGCATTAATGACTCTATCATCCTCAACTGAGGATTGGGATATTGGCTCCTTATATGAAAACCAAGGCCTTGTCCATCTCATGTCAGGAAGATAA
- the LOC129874318 gene encoding chitin elicitor receptor kinase 1-like, which produces MFFQENRRIELVLGLLVLNILWVGAKSQCSDDCDALASFYVWNGANLTFISNTFSTTIKNILSYNPQITNPNIIQTQSRVNVPFSCSCIDGKFMGHHFGVQVKTRTTYPRIARLYCSNLTTVEKLQESNSYDPNNVPVNSIVNVTVNCSCGNSHVSKDYGLFITYPLRPDQTLVTVANDFNLPQKLLEDYNPEANFSRGSGLVFIPGKDQNGTYPPLRTSTSSKGFSGGAIAGISVAAVFVPALLAACLYLIFYRGRKTEEDSILHLEPHKHSSNKHVPGHANFEHSSEGGTLKKGASPVVPRIAVDKSVEFSYDELANASDNFSTAYKIGQGGFASVFYGELRGKKAAIKKMDMQATKEFLAELKVLTHVHHLNLVRLIGYCIEGSLFLVYEYIENGNLSQHLRGLVPDKAPLPWSTRVKIALDAARGLEYIHEHTVPVYIHRDIKSANILIDKNFRAKVADFGLTKLIKTEGGSTNTRLVGTFGYMAPEYGQFGDVSIKIDVYAFGVVLYELISAKQAIIRASEIATESKGLAGLFEDALNEVDPREGICKLVDPKLGDDYPLDSVWNVALLAKACTHENPQLRPSMRSVVVALMTILSSTADWNIGAFYENQGLAHLMSGR; this is translated from the exons AtgttttttcaagaaaatagaaGGATTGAATTAGTTTTAGGCCTTTTAGTGTTAAACATtctatgggtgggggctaaatCCCAGTGTAGTGATGATTGTGATGCATTAGCATCATTTTATGTATGGAATGGTGCAAATCTCACATTTATATCTAATACTTTTTCAACCACCATCAAGAATATTCTTAGTTATAATCCTCAGATAACCAATCCAAATATTATTCAAACCCAAAGCAGAGTTAATGTTCCCTTCTCATGTAGCTGTATTGATGGGAAATTCATGGGCCATCACTTTGGTGTGCAGGTCAAGACTAGAACTACTTATCCAAGAATCGCTCGTCTTTATTGTTCGAACCTTACAACAGTTGAAAAGTTGCAGGAGTCTAACAGTTATGATCCTAACAATGTTCCTGTAAATTCTATAGTAAACGTTACTGTGAACTGCTCTTGTGGGAATAGTCATGTGTCAAAAGATTATGGACTATTTATAACTTATCCTCTTCGCCCCGACCAGACTTTGGTTACAGTAGCCAATGATTTTAATCTACCACAGAAATTGTTGGAAGACTATAATCCTGAAGCAAATTTCAGCAGGGGAAGTGGTCTGGTTTTCATTCCTGGAAAAG ATCAAAATGGAACTTATCCACCATTAAGGACTTCTACAAG CTCAAAAG GATTCTCAGGGGGAGCAATAGCTGGCATATCGGTTGCAGCAGTTTTTGTACCAGCCCTTTTAGCGGCTTGCCTGTATCTTATCTTTTATAGAGGCAGGAAAACGGAGGAAGATTCAATTCTTCACTTGGAACCTCACAAACACAGTAGTAATAAGCATGTTCCTG GTCATGCAAATTTTGAACATTCTTCAGAAGGGGGAACTCTTAAAAAGGGCGCTTCTCCAGTGGTCCCAAGGATTGCTGTGGATAAATCTGTAGAATTTTCATATGATGAACTTGCTAATGCCAGTGACAACTTCAGCACAGCCTACAAGATTGGCCAAGGTGGTTTTGCATCTGTTTTTTATGGAGAGTTAAGAGGCAAG AAAGCTGCTATCAAGAAGATGGATATGCAAGCAACTAAAGAGTTCCTTGCTGAATTGAAGGTTTTGACACATGTTCATCATTTGAACTTG GTACGTTTGATAGGATATTGCATTGAAGGATCCTTGTTCTTAGTGTATGAATACATTGAAAATGGAAACCTAAGCCAACATTTGCGCGGTTTAG TTCCAGATAAGGCACCATTGCCATGGTCTACCAGGGTGAAAATTGCTCTGGATGCAGCTAGAGGCCTAGAGTACATCCACGAACACACTGTTCCTGTTTACATCCATCGCGACATTAAATCAGCCAACATTTTGATCGACAAAAACTTCCGTGCAAAG GTTGCTGACTTTGGACTCACAAAACTGATAAAAACTGAAGGTGGTTCGACGAACACTCGTCTCGTTGGTACTTTTGGTTACATGGCCCCAGA GTATGGACAGTTTGGTGATGTTTCAATCAAaattgatgtatatgcatttgGGGTGGTGCTTTATGAATTAATATCTGCTAAACAAGCTATTATCAGGGCTAGTGAAATTGCTACTGAATCAAAAGGGCTTGCTGGATTG TTTGAGGATGCGCTTAATGAGGTTGATCCTAGAGAAGGGATATGCAAATTGGTAGATCCAAAACTTGGTGATGATTATCCCCTGGATTCAGTCTGGAat GTGGCTCTTCTTGCCAAGGCTTGCACACATGAGAATCCACAATTGAGGCCAAGTATGAGATCAGTAGTAGTAGCTTTAATGACAATATTATC